A genome region from Geobacter pickeringii includes the following:
- a CDS encoding ferredoxin family protein, with protein MNIDEIFDFTSFTIDREPHIVLDPQVCVNCDNRGCTNSCPARCYTWSEEEKKMTFVHDGCLECGTCYVVCHRNAFTRWRYPRGGFGVAYRMT; from the coding sequence ATGAACATCGACGAGATCTTTGACTTCACCAGCTTCACCATCGACCGGGAGCCCCACATCGTCCTCGATCCCCAGGTCTGCGTGAACTGCGACAACCGCGGCTGCACCAACTCCTGCCCGGCCCGCTGCTACACCTGGTCGGAGGAGGAGAAGAAGATGACCTTCGTCCACGACGGCTGCCTCGAATGCGGCACCTGCTACGTGGTCTGCCACCGCAACGCCTTCACCCGCTGGCGCTATCCGAGAGGGGGGTTCGGCGTAGCGTACCGGATGACTTAG
- a CDS encoding FAD-dependent oxidoreductase, whose amino-acid sequence MSSAYSFDAIVVGAGPAGSSAALTMARAGLKVALVERGTFPGEKNMFGGVLHRLPSLEEVFPDFWERAPLERHIVKKGVTFMTGDSTFSTTIEAGNFDRPPYNGYTIFRPRFDRWLAEEAVKAGATLITRATVDELVIRNGQVAGVTILDRRGELTAPVVVAADGVLSFTAKKAGLRQPTFDPGQMAVGVKALIDMPREMIDDRFGLVRDQGFANEFVGGTGGVRGGGFLYTNYDSLSIGLVFHLGSLRTSGKTPYDLLNAFMEQPQVDKMIRGGRLQEYSAHVIPEGGYAMIPELVGDGIIVAGDAAALCNATGLNLEGINLASHSGVLAGKAVIAAHQAGDFSRRGLQVYRQLMDDSYVIKDLKLYRKAPHMLHNDRIYNEYPELVCGMMEYIYRIDGAPKENLSKLFLKTAREKVGLKNLAADAFSAWRAL is encoded by the coding sequence GTGAGCAGTGCATACTCATTCGATGCGATCGTCGTCGGGGCCGGGCCGGCCGGCTCCTCCGCCGCCCTCACCATGGCCCGGGCCGGCCTGAAGGTGGCCCTGGTGGAACGGGGGACGTTCCCCGGCGAGAAGAACATGTTCGGCGGGGTGCTCCACCGTCTCCCCTCCCTGGAAGAGGTCTTCCCGGACTTCTGGGAACGGGCCCCCCTGGAGCGCCACATCGTCAAGAAGGGGGTCACCTTCATGACCGGCGACTCCACCTTCTCCACCACCATCGAGGCCGGGAACTTCGACCGCCCCCCCTACAACGGCTACACCATCTTCCGCCCCCGGTTCGACCGCTGGCTGGCGGAAGAAGCGGTCAAGGCCGGCGCCACCCTCATCACCCGGGCCACGGTGGATGAGTTGGTGATCCGCAACGGCCAGGTGGCCGGGGTCACCATCCTGGACCGCAGGGGCGAACTGACCGCCCCGGTGGTGGTGGCGGCGGACGGCGTCCTCTCCTTCACCGCCAAAAAGGCGGGGCTCCGCCAGCCCACCTTCGACCCGGGCCAGATGGCTGTCGGCGTCAAGGCCCTCATCGACATGCCCCGGGAGATGATCGACGACCGCTTCGGCCTGGTGCGGGACCAGGGGTTCGCCAACGAATTTGTCGGCGGCACCGGCGGGGTCCGGGGGGGGGGCTTTCTCTACACCAACTACGACTCCCTCTCCATCGGCCTCGTCTTCCACCTGGGGAGCCTGCGGACCAGCGGCAAGACCCCCTACGACCTCCTGAACGCCTTCATGGAGCAGCCCCAGGTGGACAAGATGATCCGGGGCGGGCGGCTCCAGGAGTACTCGGCCCACGTCATCCCCGAGGGAGGATACGCCATGATCCCCGAACTGGTGGGGGACGGCATCATCGTCGCCGGCGATGCGGCGGCGCTCTGCAACGCCACCGGCCTCAACCTGGAGGGAATCAACCTCGCCTCCCACTCCGGTGTCCTGGCCGGCAAGGCGGTTATCGCCGCCCACCAGGCGGGAGATTTCAGCCGGCGCGGGCTCCAGGTGTACCGGCAGCTCATGGACGACAGCTACGTCATCAAGGACCTGAAGCTCTACCGGAAGGCGCCCCACATGCTCCACAACGACCGGATCTACAACGAATACCCGGAACTGGTCTGCGGCATGATGGAGTACATCTACCGCATCGACGGCGCGCCCAAGGAAAACCTCTCCAAGCTGTTCCTGAAGACGGCCAGGGAGAAGGTGGGGCTCAAGAACCTGGCAGCCGACGCCTTCAGCGCATGGAGAGCCCTATGA
- a CDS encoding electron transfer flavoprotein subunit beta/FixA family protein — translation MPYNNLHILVLLREIADPRPPARVTTRGAGIGDRGLRRLPNPADLVALEEALRLKDSLGATVTALAVGPERLDDTLRLAFSLGADRGIRFWDHGVEGGDAAADARILARIVGILSPSLVFTGNRMQDRGDDPVPALAAATAGIPCVTAAVSVLPVENGVEALRKGDRGSRQRVRAPFPCTVLFDEGHTPRYPSLEAVTRSLALSIEEWELADLGIPFWEVGATGSRLATAEFSAPRPDPVRVVTPDPTLPAFERILSLLSGGIKAREGKTHQLTADETATKLWQIFREEGLAQ, via the coding sequence ATGCCCTACAACAACCTTCACATCCTCGTCCTCCTCCGGGAGATCGCCGACCCCCGCCCCCCCGCGCGGGTAACGACGCGGGGCGCCGGCATCGGCGACCGGGGGCTGCGGCGCCTCCCCAACCCGGCCGACCTCGTCGCCCTGGAGGAGGCCCTGCGGCTCAAGGATTCCCTCGGCGCCACCGTGACGGCCCTGGCAGTGGGCCCCGAGCGCCTCGACGACACCCTCCGCCTCGCCTTCTCCCTGGGGGCTGACCGTGGCATCCGCTTCTGGGATCACGGCGTGGAGGGTGGCGATGCCGCAGCCGATGCCCGCATCCTGGCCCGCATCGTGGGGATTCTCTCCCCTTCCCTCGTCTTCACAGGCAACCGGATGCAGGACCGGGGCGACGATCCGGTGCCGGCCCTGGCTGCCGCCACCGCCGGCATCCCCTGTGTCACCGCCGCCGTTTCGGTTCTCCCCGTGGAGAACGGAGTCGAGGCCCTGCGCAAGGGTGACCGGGGCTCCCGCCAGAGGGTCCGGGCGCCGTTCCCCTGCACGGTCCTCTTCGACGAGGGACACACCCCCCGCTATCCCTCCCTTGAGGCGGTCACCCGCTCCCTCGCCTTAAGCATCGAAGAGTGGGAACTGGCCGACCTGGGGATTCCCTTCTGGGAGGTGGGGGCCACCGGCTCCCGCCTGGCGACGGCCGAATTCTCCGCCCCCCGTCCCGATCCGGTGCGGGTCGTAACCCCGGACCCGACGCTCCCCGCCTTCGAGCGGATACTCTCCCTCCTCTCGGGGGGGATCAAGGCCCGGGAAGGGAAAACGCACCAGCTCACCGCCGATGAGACGGCGACGAAACTCTGGCAGATCTTCCGCGAGGAGGGACTTGCACAATGA
- the mftF gene encoding mycofactocin biosynthesis glycosyltransferase MftF (Members of this protein family, MftF, are glycosyltransferases, members of PF00535 (glycosyl transferase family 2). The encoding gene is found as part of the mycofactocin cassette, in Mycobacterium tuberculosis, many other Actinobacteria, and occasional members of other lineages. Mycofactocin itself, a putative redox carrier, is a heavily modified derivative of the C-terminal Val-Tyr dipeptide of the mycofactocin precursor MftA (TIGR03969).) produces the protein MNYRLAQHVELVEREGEHFLMAKTPLCVVRLNAPLMELVRRAREGAITAATPAETAVLEQLVAKGFVERDRQVSEEHSDLPSVSIVIPVKDRAGELGRCLASLNGLNYPKELLQIIVVDDGSSDDSAEVARRAGARVVPSGGTGRGPAAARNEGAVAARGDILAFIDSDCTASREWLMELIPAFNDHRTAAVGGLVDGMCTESAVDRYEAVMSSLSLGSRERTGSGGDDTFYLPSCNLLMRRLAFRSVDGFDDSMHVGEDVDLTWRLRDHGWTITYLPAGRVFHEHRSTLRSFMSRRFDYGTSEGMLQILHPQRRKRMVVPPLLALLLALCAMAPFTGWWTLLMAAGVLATDATAVRFRMARRNIPIGLGALISGRLRALGSLVYYLCYHLVRYYSIPLVSLALVVPLFWLVPFGALLCAAKVDHAIRKPRLSFVPFAGIYFLEQVAYGAGAFWGCLSRRCFASYRVVILRQMEASG, from the coding sequence ATGAACTATCGCCTGGCGCAGCATGTGGAGCTGGTGGAACGCGAAGGGGAGCACTTCCTCATGGCAAAGACTCCCCTCTGCGTCGTGCGACTGAACGCCCCGCTCATGGAGCTCGTCAGGCGCGCCCGGGAAGGGGCCATCACCGCCGCGACCCCGGCGGAGACCGCTGTGCTGGAACAGCTGGTGGCAAAGGGATTTGTGGAGAGGGACCGGCAAGTCTCTGAAGAGCACTCGGACCTTCCCAGCGTCAGCATCGTCATACCGGTGAAGGACCGGGCCGGAGAGCTCGGGCGCTGTCTGGCCTCCCTCAACGGCCTGAACTATCCCAAGGAACTCCTCCAGATAATCGTGGTGGACGACGGGAGCAGCGACGACTCGGCAGAGGTGGCGCGCCGGGCCGGAGCCCGGGTTGTCCCTTCAGGGGGCACGGGCCGGGGGCCGGCCGCGGCCCGCAATGAGGGGGCCGTGGCCGCCCGGGGGGATATCCTCGCCTTCATCGATTCCGACTGCACCGCCTCCAGGGAGTGGCTCATGGAGCTGATACCGGCGTTCAACGATCACCGGACCGCGGCGGTGGGGGGGCTCGTGGACGGCATGTGCACCGAATCAGCCGTGGACCGCTACGAGGCGGTCATGTCGAGCCTCTCCCTCGGCTCCCGGGAGCGCACGGGAAGCGGCGGAGACGACACCTTCTACCTGCCGAGCTGCAACCTCCTGATGCGCCGCCTCGCCTTCCGGAGCGTGGACGGTTTCGACGACTCCATGCACGTGGGGGAGGACGTGGACCTGACCTGGCGCCTGCGGGACCATGGCTGGACCATCACCTACCTCCCGGCGGGAAGGGTCTTCCACGAGCACCGGAGCACCCTCCGCTCGTTCATGTCCCGCCGGTTCGACTACGGCACCTCCGAGGGGATGCTCCAGATCCTCCATCCCCAGCGGCGGAAGCGGATGGTCGTCCCCCCCCTCCTGGCTCTCCTCCTGGCCCTGTGCGCCATGGCCCCCTTCACCGGCTGGTGGACGCTCCTGATGGCAGCCGGAGTCCTCGCAACGGACGCAACGGCCGTGAGGTTCAGGATGGCACGCCGCAACATCCCCATCGGACTGGGCGCGCTCATCTCCGGCCGGCTCCGGGCCCTGGGAAGCCTCGTCTACTACCTCTGCTACCACCTGGTGCGCTACTACTCGATTCCCCTCGTGTCCCTCGCACTGGTGGTGCCCCTCTTCTGGCTGGTTCCCTTCGGCGCCCTCCTCTGCGCGGCCAAGGTGGACCATGCCATCAGGAAACCGAGGCTGTCGTTCGTCCCTTTTGCCGGCATCTACTTCCTTGAACAGGTGGCCTACGGGGCCGGCGCCTTCTGGGGATGCCTGAGCCGGAGATGCTTCGCCTCCTATCGGGTGGTCATCCTCCGGCAGATGGAGGCGTCGGGGTAA
- a CDS encoding electron transfer flavoprotein subunit alpha/FixB family protein, whose translation MAANGKLLVFADLPGGELDETGRGLLSYGGRLAGVLDSPWGVATLQEPTREPLASFAAYGVPSVTTIAGGELLLDTPAHLGKALARLATDEGASVTVLPHNDLGSTLAPVIAAALDGALLTEVVSVRREGETLRLSRHALGVRVDETKVWDGSRPLVITVPVRNLSQVLMPTVQPSIPNLTVWHPVAAPEGATARVGERIPPDPQTVDLMEAEVIFSAGKGCDQATFDQLAELCRLMNVSFGVTRPVYDLGWTGFERMVGQTGRTVTPRFYLALGISGSMHHVGGIKDSRRIISINSDAKAPIFANSDEGFVADLKEVLPRLLDRARSEVGGTP comes from the coding sequence ATGGCCGCCAACGGGAAACTCCTCGTCTTTGCGGATCTCCCCGGCGGCGAGCTGGACGAGACCGGCCGGGGGCTCCTCTCCTACGGCGGCCGCCTGGCCGGGGTCCTCGACTCCCCCTGGGGCGTCGCCACCCTGCAGGAGCCGACGAGGGAGCCGCTCGCATCCTTTGCCGCCTACGGCGTGCCGTCCGTCACCACCATTGCCGGCGGCGAGCTCCTTCTCGACACCCCCGCCCACCTGGGAAAGGCCCTTGCCCGGCTGGCCACCGACGAGGGGGCCTCGGTCACCGTCCTCCCCCACAACGACCTGGGCTCCACCCTGGCGCCGGTGATCGCCGCCGCCCTTGACGGGGCGCTTCTCACCGAAGTGGTATCCGTCCGGCGCGAGGGGGAGACCCTGCGCCTCTCCCGCCACGCCCTCGGGGTCCGGGTGGACGAGACGAAGGTGTGGGACGGCTCCCGTCCCCTGGTCATCACCGTGCCGGTCCGCAACCTGAGCCAGGTGCTGATGCCGACGGTCCAGCCATCCATACCGAATCTGACGGTCTGGCATCCCGTTGCCGCACCCGAAGGGGCAACGGCCCGGGTAGGGGAACGAATCCCCCCCGACCCCCAGACCGTGGACCTCATGGAGGCCGAGGTGATCTTCAGCGCCGGCAAGGGGTGCGATCAGGCCACCTTCGACCAACTGGCAGAGCTCTGCCGGCTCATGAACGTCTCCTTCGGCGTGACCCGACCGGTCTACGACTTGGGGTGGACCGGCTTCGAGCGGATGGTGGGGCAGACCGGCCGCACCGTCACCCCCCGCTTCTACCTGGCGCTGGGGATCTCCGGCTCCATGCACCACGTGGGGGGGATCAAGGATTCCCGCCGGATCATCTCCATCAACAGCGACGCAAAGGCTCCCATCTTCGCCAACTCCGACGAGGGGTTCGTGGCTGACCTGAAGGAGGTGCTGCCGCGCCTCCTGGATCGGGCCAGATCGGAAGTCGGAGGTACACCGTGA